From Argopecten irradians isolate NY chromosome 12, Ai_NY, whole genome shotgun sequence, one genomic window encodes:
- the LOC138305018 gene encoding fibropellin-1-like — MDLTVIGFVYLLTTGSVIIWDIWSVITLTMGRRTIACSTGFFGPNCETACSNTSHGTCNHNGTLVCQIGFYGTNCATFCNNTYYGECDINGNLVCKDGFYGPECNIACFNTSHRACNINDTICNNTTHGYCNNSGKLVCHSQYYGENCDIFCNGTQHGTCNSNGTLQCEERYFGTECDIFCNDTFGDICNCPNGYTGKYCDTELSVCSSQPCLNRGSCSEIGTTYQCQCTVGYTGSNCEEVDICAYSPCRNGECATTSSGVQCNCKPGWTGVTCETDINECLESVCQLGETCINNFGSFTCLSCAETTCQNNGTCTIQGEAAVCWCVHGWTGTHCSIPDACLDHPCGKYRRCEAFPDGYYCHFMEDVCSLMPCHNGGVCQQDGHMFTCNCPVGYTGDTCDVINPCISHPCLNGATCTYGTNSYTCTCAKGYTGDTCNIPNHCASNPCNNNSVCVSGNDNFTCVCPEGLKGHDCMTKDFCLSNPCHIGSTCVSSATTFTCVCPPGMNGDMCNSTRDKCDPSPCFNNGMCETVGEAAVCYCLGGWNGDFCQNDINECETNPCPKPLFCENYSGGFSCMEHVIRRQSPKLGPLKATKTQGDTELGIPYVVTKDNVFTLIQHLQSILTTRLCVTHHVYVYLRGFSSVISTDTSTLKIRVLCNGDVINSERVLNELRDIV, encoded by the exons ATGGACCTAACTGTGATAGGATTTGTATACCTACTAACCACGGGGTCTGTGATAATCTGGGACATTTGGTCTGTAATAACTCTTACTATGGGCCGAA GAACTATCGCATGCTCAACAGGTTTCTTTGGTCCAAATTGTGAGACTGCTTGTTCAAATACATCCCATGGAACATGTAATCATAATGGAACTCTCGTGTGTCAAATTGGTTTCTATGGCACAAATTGTGCAACATTTTGTAACAATACTTACTATGGAGAATGTGATATCAACGGAAATCTCGTTTGTAAAGATGGTTTCTATGGACCGGAATGTAATATCGCATGTTTCAACACTTCACATAGAGCTTGTAATATTAACGATACTATCTGTAATAACACCACACATGGGTATTGTAACAATTCCGGTAAACTTGTATGTCATTCTCAATATTACGGTGAAAATTGCGACATATTCTGTAACGGTACTCAACACGGTACCTGCAATTCGAACGGAACTCTTCAATGTGAAGAACGATATTTTGGAACGGAATGCGATATATTCTGTAATGACACCTTTGGAGATATTTGCAACTGTCCAAACGGTTATACTGGAAAATACTGCGACACTGAACTTTCAGTTTGTTCTTCACAGCCTTGCCTCAATCGAGGCAGCTGTTCAGAAATAGGAACAACTTATCAATGTCAATGTACAGTCGGATATACAGGTTCCAATTGTGAAGAGGTAGACATATGTGCCTATTCTCCATGTCGCAATGGTGAATGTGCAACAACTTCCTCTGGCGTCCAGTGTAATTGTAAACCTGGTTGGACAGGGGTAACATGTGAAACGGACATCAACGAATGTCTTGAGTCTGTTTGTCAATTAGGAGAGACGTGTATTAACAACTTTGGTAGTTTTACCTGTCTGTCCTGTGCCGAAACAACCTGCCAGAACAACGGGACCTGTACCATACAAGGCGAAGCTGCTGTATGTTGGTGTGTGCACGGTTGGACTGGGACTCATTGTTCCATTCCTGACGCCTGTCTCGACCATCCCTGTGGGAAGTATAGGCGATGCGAGGCCTTCCCCGACGGTTACTACTGCCACTTTATGGAGGATGTGTGTAGCCTAATGCCATGTCACAATGGTGGAGTATGTCAACAGGATGGACATATGTTTACATGCAATTGTCCAGTCGGGTATACAGGTGACACTTGTGACGTGATAAATCCTTGTATAAGTCATCCATGCCTAAACGGTGCAACTTGCACTTACGGTACAAATTCCTACACATGCACGTGTGCTAAGGGATACACGGGAGACACGTGTAATATCCCTAATCATTGTGCATCGAACCCTTGTAATAACAACTCTGTGTGCGTCAGTGGGAATGACAATTTTACATGTGTTTGTCCAGAAGGTTTGAAAGGACATGACTGTATGACGAAGGACTTCTGCTTAAGTAACCCCTGTCACATTGGAAGTACTTGCGTTTCTTCCGCCACAACATTTACGTGCGTGTGTCCACCAGGAATGAATGGAGATATGTGTAACAGTACAAGAGACAAATGTGACCCGTCGCCATGTTTTAACAATGGTATGTGTGAGACAGTGGGTGAGGCGGCCGTCTGTTACTGTCTCGGTGGATGGAATGGGGATTTCTGTCAGAATGATATTAATGAATGCGAGACAAATCCGTGTCCTAAACCACTCTTCTGTGAAAACTATTCCGGGGGATTTTCCTGTATGGAACACGTGATCAGACGCCAGTCCCCAAAATTAGGACCATTGAAGGCAACGAAGACACAAG GAGATACAGAACTGGGCATACCGTACGTGGTTACTAAGGATAATGTTTTCACACTGATACAACACCTACAGAGTATACTCACAACGAGGCTCTGCGTGACACACCACGTGTATGTTTACCTTCGCGGATTCAGCTCGGTCATCAG cACTGATACCTCAACTCTTAAGATCCGTGTACTATGCAACGGTGACGTCATAAACAGTGAAAGAGTTTTAAATGAATTACGGGATATTGTTTAA